In Aegilops tauschii subsp. strangulata cultivar AL8/78 chromosome 3, Aet v6.0, whole genome shotgun sequence, one genomic interval encodes:
- the LOC109739047 gene encoding mitochondrial outer membrane protein porin 2-like: protein MADPVDATSKPAPVDGPSKPAPVDAPSKPAPVDGPSMAAQCGAPPKPATGPGLYSEIGKKARDLLYKDFTTDQKLTLTTYAANGTVTILSEIQTQFNYNNVKVDVKANSDSQVLITTTSETRCIPGLKRIVTIPLTNHTPAKAELQYLHDYAGISVGFGLHSKPLINVSALVGNKALALGADVAYDSATGDFTKCNFGASFTNDDLYAAAMLNNKGDSLSASYYQMVSNSQAAVGGEVSHSLSSNETTTTLGFQYSLDPLTTTKVRYDNHGMVSALIQHELRPKSLLTISSEFDTKAIEKSSKIGLSLLLKP, encoded by the exons ATGGCGGACCCGGTCGACGCCACTTCCAAGCCGGCCCCGGTCGACGGCCCTTCCAAGCCGGCCCCGGTCGACGCTCCTTCCAAGCCGGCCCCGGTCGACGGCCCTTCCATGGCGGCCCAGTGTGGCGCTCCTCCCAAGCCGGCCACCGGTCCCGGTCTCTACTCCGAGATCGGCAAGAAGGCCAGAG ATCTTCTGTACAAGGATTTCACCACGGACCAGAAGCTTACCCTCACCACTTACGCCGCAAATGGAACTGTGA CTATCCTTAGCGAGATCCAGACCCAGTTTAATTACAACAATGTCAAAGTTGATGTGAAAGCAAATTCAGACTCTCAA GTGTTAATCACAACCACATCCGAGACTCGGTGCATACCAGGCTTGAAGAGAATTGTGACCATTCCTTTGACAAACCACACTCCTGCTAAG GCTGAGTTGCAATACTTGCATGATTACGCTGGAATCAGTGTGGGTTTTGGCCTACACTCAAAACCTCTGATTAACGTTTCAGCTCTGGTTGGCAACAAAGCTCTTGCTCTTGGTGCTGATGTTGCCTATGATAGTGCAACTGGGGATTTCACCAAGTGCAATTTCGGAGCGAGTTTCACCAATGACGATCTTTATGCTGCTGCGATGCT AAACAACAAAGGGGACAGCCTATCTGCGTCTTACTACCAAATGGTGAGCAACAGCCAGGCCGCTGTTGGAGGAGAGGTGAGCCACAGCTTGTCGAGTAATGAGACCACCACCACCTTGGGGTTTCAGTATTCCCTGGACCCTCTGACCACCACGAAGGTGCGCTACGACAACCACGGCATGGTCAGTGCCCTCATCCAGCACGAGTTGAGGCCCAAGTCATTGCTGACCATCTCCAGCGAGTTCGATACCAAGGCCATCGAGAAGAGCTCCAAGATCGGGCTCTCGCTGCTCCTTAAGccctga
- the LOC109739046 gene encoding alpha-amylase 3, chloroplastic, with translation MSAVSWSIPAIPRAIPPARSGPPGEAFLVAARPRAARSRAAPRRVRLARGGVVVAHAGAAEVPVADSGEAAVVFSEKFPLRRCQTVEGKAWVRVEAEPDADGKCKIVIGCDVEGKWLLHWGVSYHGETGSEWDQPPSEIRPPGSVPIKDSAIETPLETSPNSEGHILHEVQIKFDKDTPVAAINFVLKEEGTGAWFQHKGGDFRIPLSGSLKDGDPLGAKQGVKPEGSNAQLKEAVPGEKGPSTKCISEFYEEYPILKSEYFEHFVSVAVTENSETDKSLVEFYTDITGDVIIHWGVCKGNTMTWEIPPEPHPPNTKIFRQKALQTLLEQKTDGTGSAVSFLLDADYSGLVFVLKLNEHTWLRNLENGFDFYIPLTRVEQFGSTQEPHRAGEHKLDDKSAQTDGLISDIRNLVVGLSSRRGQRAKNKVLQEDILQEIERLAAEAYSIFRSPTIDAIEDPVYIDDPESVKPACSGTGSGFEIVCQGFNWESHKSGKWYVELGTKAKELSSLGFTIVWSPPPTDSVSPEGYMPRDLYNLNSRYGTMAELKQLVDIFHENGVKVLGDAVLNHRCAQFQNQNGIWNIFGGRMNWDDRAVVADDPHFQGRGNKSSGDNFHAAPNIDHSQDFVRTDIKEWLRWMRKEVGYDGWRLDFARGFWGGYVKDYMEATEPYFAVGEYWDSLSYTYGEMDYNQDAHRQRIVDWINATNGTAGAFDVTTKGILHMALERSEYWRLSDEKGKPPGVLGWWPSRAVTFIENHDTGSTQGHWRFPYGMEMQGYAYILTHPGTPAVFYDHIFSHLQQDIAKLMSIRCRLKIQCRSKIKILKAEQNLYAAEINENLLMKIGAGHFEPTGPVNWIVAAEGHDYKIWEAAS, from the exons ATGTCGGCGGTTAGCTGGAGCATTCCGGCGATCCCGCGGGCGATCCCGCCGGCGAGGTCCGGCCCGCCCGGGGAGGCCTTCCTGGTGGCCGCGCGCCCGCGGGCGGCCCGATCCCGTGCCGCTCCCAGGAGAGTCAGGCTCGCCCGGGGCGGCGTCGTCGTCGCCCACGCCGGCGCGGCGGAGGTGCCCGTCGCTGATTCCGGAGAGGCCGCGGTGGTCTTCTCCGAGAAGTTCCCCCTCCGCCGATGCCAAACT GTGGAAGGGAAGGCGTGGGTGAGAGTGGAGGCGGAGCCGGATGCGGACGGCAAGTGCAAGATCGTCATCGGGTGCGACGTAGAGGGGAAGTGGCTGCTGCACTGGGGTGTCTCCTACCACGGTGAGACCGGCAG tGAATGGGATCAACCTCCTTCGGAAATTAGACCTCCCGGTTCGGTTCCAATCAAG GACTCTGCGATTGAAACACCATTGGAGACTTCACCCAATTCAGAAGGACATATACTTCATGAAGTGCAAATCAAATTTGATAAGGACACTCCAGTTGCCGCTATCAATTTTGTTCTCAAG GAAGAGGGAACAGGTGCATGGTTTCAACATAAGGGTGGGGATTTCAGAATACCCTTAAGTGGGTCCCTCAAGGATGGAGATCCGTTAGGAGCAAAACAAG GAGTGAAACCTGAAGGATCTAATGCTCAGCTAAAAGAAGCAGTTCCTGGGGAAAAAGGTCCAAGCACAAAATGCATTTCAGAGTTCTATGAGGAATATCCCATCTTAAAATCAGAGTATTTTGAGCATTTTGTATCTGTTGCTGTGACGGAGAACAGTGAAACAGATAAAAGTCTCGTGGAATTCTATACTGACATTACTGGAGATGTTATCATTCATTGGGGAGTTTGCAAAGGCAATACCATGACTTGGGAGATCCCACCAGAACCGCATCCACCAAACACGAAGATCTTCCGACAGAAAGCTCTTCAGACCTTGCTAGAG CAAAAAACTGATGGTACAGGCAGCGCTGTATCATTCCTACTGGATGCAGACTACTCGGGTCTTGTTTTCGTGCTCAAACTTAATGAGCATACTTGGTTGAGAAATCTGGAGAATGGATTTGATTTCTATATTCCTCTTACGAGGGTGGAGCAATTTGGCAGCACTCAAGAGCCTCATAGGGCTGGTGAACATAAACTTGATGATAAGTCTGCGCAAACTGATGGCCTAATCAGCGATATAAGAAATCTGGTGGTTGGCCTGTCGTCTAGAAGAGGTCAACGAGCAAAGAACAAAGTTCTGCAAGAAGATATTCTACAAGAAATTGAGAGGTTAGCAGCTGAAGCATATAGCATTTTTAGGAGCCCCACTATTGATGCCATAGAAGACCCTGTTTACATCGATGACCCAGAAAGTGTGAAGCCAGCTTGTTCTGGCACTGGATCTGGATTCGAAATAGTGTGCCAAGGATTTAACTGGGAGTCACATAAGTCAGGAAAGTGGTATGTTGAACTTGGTACAAAGGCCAAGGAGTTGTCATCCCTGGGTTTCACCATTGTTTGGTCACCACCACCTACTGATTCTGTATCACCTGAAGGATACATGCCAAGGGATTTATACAACCTAAATTCCAG ATATGGAACCATGGCAGAGTTGAAGCAGCTTGTGGATATTTTTCATGAAAATGGTGTGAAGGTTCTTGGCGATGCTGTTCTAAATCACAGATGTGCTCAGTTTCAGAATCAAAACGGGATCTGGAATATTTTTGGTGGGCGTATGAACTGGGATGACCGAGCGGTCGTTGCTGATGATCCACATTTCCAG GGAAGAGGAAACAAAAGCAGTGGAGATAACTTCCATGCTGCACCAAACATCGATCACTCACAAGATTTTGTGAGAACTGATATTAAAGAATGGCTTCGCTGGATGAG AAAGGAAGTTGGATATGATGGATGGAGACTTGATTTTGCTCGTGGCTTTTGGGGTGGATATGTCAAAGATTACATGGAAGCAACTGAACCATACTTTGCAGTAGGAGAGTACTGGGACTCTCTCAGTTATACTTATGGTGAGATGGATTATAACCAGGATGCTCACAGGCAGAGAATTGTTGACTGGATAAATGCTACAAACGGAACTGCTGGTGCATTTGATGTCACTACTAAGGGAATACTTCATATG GCACTGGAAAGATCTGAGTATTGGCGCTTGTCTGATGAAAAAGGAAAACCCCCTGGAGTATTAGGTTGGTGGCCTTCACGTGCAGTCACATTTATAGAAAATCATGACACCGGCTCTACTCAG GGTCATTGGAGATTTCCCTATGGTATGGAGATGCAAGGCTATGCCTATATCTTGACACATCCTGGCACTCCTGCAGTCTTCTATGATCACATCTTCTCACACTTACAACAAGATATTGCCAAATTAATGTCTATCAGATGCCGCCTAAAGATTCAGTGCCGCAGCAAG ATCAAGATACTCAAGGCAGAACAGAATTTATATGCCGCCGAGATTAATGAGAATTTACTGATGAAGATTGGCGCGGGACATTTTGAACCAACTGGTCCCGTAAACTGGATTGTTGCAGCAGAGGGACATGATTACAAAATCTGGGAAGCGGCGTCCTAG
- the LOC109737939 gene encoding DEAD-box ATP-dependent RNA helicase 1 isoform X1, protein MVTMKTKELEDGVPEERVPHLPWMRHPVDIDSFLGCPVMSLPRLDPSKVLACFDCATYTGFSIAEVFDAIAPVVGLAVASAVGQSSIADEISDLIKKSKQELYPSLDDEYVEMEPQTKVDILVATPGRLMDHIKMTKGFSLEHLQYLVVDETDRMLREAYQSWLPTVIQFTLPTNQDHFQDDTAGRTLLHPLTTIRRSGVERGFKGKCYPRLAKIVCSATLTQDPSKLSQLELHHPLLLNSGKKRYRIPTKLESYKLICTSNIKPLCLIVLLQELCGEKCLVFTKSVDDSHRLSTFLGFFEELPFKFSKFSSLQRESTRRKTLAAFKEGKIDVLIGSDIMARGIHIDGLKYVINYEMPQYVKTYIHRAGRTARAGESGSCFTFLRKNEVKKFDNMLKKAGGSSCILRSLPEEPIESLRPLFEAALEKLNGSVEPEASKKSNKSGDKAPGSLKRKRSKQT, encoded by the exons ATGGTGACCATGAAGACGAAGGAGCTGGAGGACGGGGTGCCCGAGGAGCGCGTGCCGCACCTGCCATGGATGCGGCACCCGGTTGACATCGACTCCTTCTTGGGCTGCCCTGTGATGAGCCTCCCCCGCCTAGACCCCAG TAAGGTGCTTGCGTGCTTTGATTGTGCTACCTACACGGGATTTAGCATTGCAG AGGTTTTTGATGCTATTGCTCCTGTGGTGGGCTTGGCAGTAGCATCAGCAGTTGGTCAATCGTCCATCGCGGATGAAATCTCAGATCTGATCAAGAAGTCCAAACAAGAGCTTTACCCATCTCTTGATGATGAATATGTTGAAATGGAACCACAGACTAAAGTTGATATATTGGTGGCAACTCCTGGAAGATTGATGGATCATATCAAAATGACAAAAGGTTTTAGTCTGGAGCATCTTCAATACCTG GTTGTTGATGAGACAGATAGGATGTTAAGAGAGGCATATCAGTCCTGGTTACCAACAGTTATCCAGTTTACTCTCCCAACTAATCAAGATCATTTCCAGGATGACACTGCTGGACGAACTCTACTGCATCCATTGACTACCATTAGAAGATC GGGTGTCGAGCGAGGGTTTAAAGGTAAATGCTATCCAAGACTGGCAAAGATAGTCTGTTCTGCTACACTGACGCAAGATCCCAGCAAACTTTCTCAACTTGAGCTGCATCATCCTTTGCTGTTGAATAGTGGGAAGAAGCGTTACAGAATTCCTACAAAGCTGGAGTCCTACAAGCTG ATCTGTACATCAAACATAAAGCCGCTAtgtctcattgttcttctccaaGAGCTGTGCGGGGAGAAGTGCTTGGTTTTTACTAAATCTGTAGATGATAGTCACAGACTAAGCACTTTCCTGGGATTTTTCGAAGAGTTGCCCTTTAAGTTTAGTAAATTTTCAAGTTTGCAGCGTGAATCTACTCGAAG GAAGACATTGGCAGCCTTCAAGGAAGGGAAAATAGATGTTCTGATTGGCTCAGATATAATGGCTCGAGGAATACATATTGATGGTTTAAAATATGTTATCAACTACGAGATGCCACAGTATGTGAAAACATACATCCACCGAGCAGGCCGGACTGCCAGGGCAGGCGAATCTGGTTCTTGCTTCACGTTTTTAAGGAAAAATGAG GTTAAAAAATTTGACAATATGCTGAAGAAGGCAGGTGGTTCTAGCTGCATCCTACGCTCCCTGCCCGAGGAACCAATAGAAAGCCTTCGCCCACTTTTTGAGGCTG CTCTGGAGAAACTGAACGGGTCTGTGGAACCAGAAGCATCAAAGAAGTCTAATAAGTCGGGAGATAAAGCGCCGGGATCTTTGAAAAGAAAGAGAAGCAAACAAACGTGA
- the LOC109737939 gene encoding DEAD-box ATP-dependent RNA helicase 1 isoform X2: MVTMKTKELEDGVPEERVPHLPWMRHPVDIDSFLGCPVMSLPRLDPSKVLACFDCATYTGFSIAEVFDAIAPVVGLAVASAVGQSSIADEISDLIKKSKQELYPSLDDEYVEMEPQTKVDILVATPGRLMDHIKMTKGFSLEHLQYLDDTAGRTLLHPLTTIRRSGVERGFKGKCYPRLAKIVCSATLTQDPSKLSQLELHHPLLLNSGKKRYRIPTKLESYKLICTSNIKPLCLIVLLQELCGEKCLVFTKSVDDSHRLSTFLGFFEELPFKFSKFSSLQRESTRRKTLAAFKEGKIDVLIGSDIMARGIHIDGLKYVINYEMPQYVKTYIHRAGRTARAGESGSCFTFLRKNEVKKFDNMLKKAGGSSCILRSLPEEPIESLRPLFEAALEKLNGSVEPEASKKSNKSGDKAPGSLKRKRSKQT, encoded by the exons ATGGTGACCATGAAGACGAAGGAGCTGGAGGACGGGGTGCCCGAGGAGCGCGTGCCGCACCTGCCATGGATGCGGCACCCGGTTGACATCGACTCCTTCTTGGGCTGCCCTGTGATGAGCCTCCCCCGCCTAGACCCCAG TAAGGTGCTTGCGTGCTTTGATTGTGCTACCTACACGGGATTTAGCATTGCAG AGGTTTTTGATGCTATTGCTCCTGTGGTGGGCTTGGCAGTAGCATCAGCAGTTGGTCAATCGTCCATCGCGGATGAAATCTCAGATCTGATCAAGAAGTCCAAACAAGAGCTTTACCCATCTCTTGATGATGAATATGTTGAAATGGAACCACAGACTAAAGTTGATATATTGGTGGCAACTCCTGGAAGATTGATGGATCATATCAAAATGACAAAAGGTTTTAGTCTGGAGCATCTTCAATACCTG GATGACACTGCTGGACGAACTCTACTGCATCCATTGACTACCATTAGAAGATC GGGTGTCGAGCGAGGGTTTAAAGGTAAATGCTATCCAAGACTGGCAAAGATAGTCTGTTCTGCTACACTGACGCAAGATCCCAGCAAACTTTCTCAACTTGAGCTGCATCATCCTTTGCTGTTGAATAGTGGGAAGAAGCGTTACAGAATTCCTACAAAGCTGGAGTCCTACAAGCTG ATCTGTACATCAAACATAAAGCCGCTAtgtctcattgttcttctccaaGAGCTGTGCGGGGAGAAGTGCTTGGTTTTTACTAAATCTGTAGATGATAGTCACAGACTAAGCACTTTCCTGGGATTTTTCGAAGAGTTGCCCTTTAAGTTTAGTAAATTTTCAAGTTTGCAGCGTGAATCTACTCGAAG GAAGACATTGGCAGCCTTCAAGGAAGGGAAAATAGATGTTCTGATTGGCTCAGATATAATGGCTCGAGGAATACATATTGATGGTTTAAAATATGTTATCAACTACGAGATGCCACAGTATGTGAAAACATACATCCACCGAGCAGGCCGGACTGCCAGGGCAGGCGAATCTGGTTCTTGCTTCACGTTTTTAAGGAAAAATGAG GTTAAAAAATTTGACAATATGCTGAAGAAGGCAGGTGGTTCTAGCTGCATCCTACGCTCCCTGCCCGAGGAACCAATAGAAAGCCTTCGCCCACTTTTTGAGGCTG CTCTGGAGAAACTGAACGGGTCTGTGGAACCAGAAGCATCAAAGAAGTCTAATAAGTCGGGAGATAAAGCGCCGGGATCTTTGAAAAGAAAGAGAAGCAAACAAACGTGA